In the genome of Phyllobacterium zundukense, one region contains:
- the xdhA gene encoding xanthine dehydrogenase small subunit, with translation MELQIRNSIRFLLNDKVVERTDVSPTETLLDFLRLDRKLRGTKEGCAEGDCGACTVLVGRLFNGLLKYESVNACIRFVGSLDGCHVVTVEALAGSDGTLHPVQQAMVDTHASQCGFCTPGFVMSLYGLWMQNAKPNIQEIEKSLQGNLCRCTGYAAIIRAAESVTAIGDLNKDPLVTERARVTQQLLALKDGKHVVLGEGKQRLVLPANVDDFADVLERNPGATIVAGSTDVGLWVTKFMREIGPVVFLSHLDDLRLITEDDDRLMLGAGVSYTEAYPVIIRHFPQLTELWNRIGGEQVRNMGTVGGNVANGSPIGDTPPALIGLGATVQLRKGNNRRSVPIEKYFIEYGKQDRAPGEFVEAIHIPYLGSDDIYRVYKISKRLDEDISSVCGAFRITLDERGRVENAIIAFGGMAGTPKRASAVEASLTGAVWDEGAIEKAAAAFSDDFTPLTDWRASADYRLLVAKNLLRRFYLETGGEKLVRLNRYEPAFG, from the coding sequence ATGGAACTACAAATCCGCAACAGCATCCGGTTTCTGCTCAACGATAAGGTTGTCGAACGCACCGACGTTTCTCCGACCGAAACTCTCCTCGATTTTCTCCGGCTTGACCGCAAACTGCGTGGCACCAAGGAGGGATGTGCGGAGGGCGATTGCGGCGCTTGCACAGTCCTCGTGGGACGCCTGTTCAACGGCTTGCTCAAATATGAATCAGTCAACGCCTGCATCCGCTTTGTTGGTTCGCTGGACGGTTGCCATGTCGTGACGGTCGAGGCGCTGGCTGGATCGGATGGAACATTGCATCCGGTGCAGCAGGCGATGGTTGATACCCATGCTTCGCAGTGCGGTTTCTGCACGCCCGGCTTCGTCATGTCGCTCTACGGTCTGTGGATGCAGAACGCGAAACCGAATATCCAGGAAATCGAGAAGTCTCTGCAGGGTAATCTCTGCCGTTGTACCGGCTACGCCGCGATCATCCGGGCCGCAGAAAGCGTTACCGCGATCGGCGATCTGAATAAAGATCCGCTCGTCACTGAACGGGCTCGTGTTACCCAGCAACTGCTTGCGTTGAAAGACGGTAAGCATGTTGTCCTCGGTGAGGGGAAGCAACGGCTTGTTCTTCCCGCCAATGTCGATGATTTCGCGGACGTTCTGGAGCGCAATCCCGGCGCGACCATCGTTGCCGGCTCGACGGATGTCGGTCTCTGGGTGACGAAGTTCATGCGCGAGATCGGCCCGGTGGTCTTCCTGTCGCATCTTGATGACTTGCGGCTGATAACAGAGGACGACGATCGTCTGATGCTTGGTGCAGGCGTCAGCTACACCGAGGCCTATCCCGTCATCATTCGCCATTTCCCGCAGTTGACAGAGCTCTGGAACCGCATTGGCGGTGAGCAGGTTCGCAACATGGGGACTGTCGGTGGCAACGTCGCCAACGGCTCGCCAATCGGCGACACGCCCCCAGCTCTGATCGGGCTTGGTGCGACAGTTCAATTGCGCAAGGGTAACAATCGCCGCTCCGTTCCAATTGAGAAATACTTTATCGAGTATGGCAAACAGGATCGTGCACCCGGCGAGTTCGTGGAAGCGATCCATATCCCGTACCTAGGCTCCGACGATATTTATCGCGTCTACAAGATTTCCAAGCGGCTGGATGAAGACATTTCCTCGGTCTGTGGTGCGTTCCGGATTACTCTCGACGAACGGGGCCGGGTGGAGAATGCAATCATCGCATTCGGCGGGATGGCCGGAACTCCCAAGCGTGCAAGTGCGGTCGAGGCATCGTTGACCGGCGCCGTTTGGGACGAGGGCGCGATTGAAAAGGCAGCGGCAGCATTCTCCGATGATTTCACGCCCCTGACAGATTGGCGCGCTTCTGCTGACTATCGCCTC
- the uraH gene encoding hydroxyisourate hydrolase: MSLHDEVAGRLTTHVLDTASGKPAASLRIDLFRVDGDRLLPLHSTRTNEDGRCNKPLLTGVDMRSGAYELRFHVGEYFGGQPANGQTPFLDVVPIRFGIDDENVHYHVPLLVAPFGYSTYRGS; this comes from the coding sequence ATGAGCCTTCACGATGAAGTTGCCGGCCGCCTGACGACCCATGTGCTCGATACGGCCAGCGGCAAGCCCGCCGCCAGCTTGCGGATCGATCTCTTTCGCGTCGATGGCGACCGCCTTCTACCTCTGCACAGCACACGCACCAATGAAGATGGACGCTGCAACAAACCGTTATTGACCGGCGTTGATATGCGCTCTGGTGCTTACGAGCTTCGGTTCCACGTAGGCGAATACTTCGGCGGCCAGCCTGCGAATGGCCAGACGCCATTTCTCGACGTAGTCCCGATCCGCTTTGGGATCGATGATGAGAACGTTCATTATCACGTGCCACTGCTTGTCGCTCCTTTCGGCTATTCAACCTATCGGGGGAGCTGA